A single genomic interval of Mangifera indica cultivar Alphonso chromosome 5, CATAS_Mindica_2.1, whole genome shotgun sequence harbors:
- the LOC123217503 gene encoding chaperone protein DnaJ-like isoform X2: protein MSSNGTCYYSVLGLRKQASAIEIRAAYRKLALKWHPDRWMKDPLVAGEAKCRFQQIQEAYAVLSDEGKRRIYDAGLLSLVADDEDEGFCDFIQEMALMMESVNPQGCSLEDLQGLLMEMMEENERTKFEYEWYICQTARKKCRVN, encoded by the exons ATGTCCAGCAACGGAACTTGTTACTATTCCGTGCTAGGGTTACGTAAACAAGCTTCTGCTATCGAAATCCGTGCCGCTTACAGGAAGCTTGCTCTG AAATGGCATCCAGATAGATGGATGAAAGACCCCTTGGTTGCTGGAGAAGCGAAATGCCGATTTCAGCAAATACAAGAGGCTTATGCag TTTTATCAGATGAAGGAAAGAGAAGAATTTATGATGCCGGATTGTTGAGTCTTGTCGCTGACGATGAGGATGAA GGGTTTTGTGATTTCATACAAGAAATGGCTTTGATGATGGAAAGTGTGAATCCACAG GGATGCAGCTTGGAGGATCTTCAAGGATTATTAATGGAGATGATGGAAGAGaatgaaagaacaaaatttgaatatgaATGGTATATTTGTCAAACAGCAAGGAAAAAGTGTCGTGTCAACTGA
- the LOC123217503 gene encoding chaperone protein DnaJ-like isoform X1, which translates to MSSNGTCYYSVLGLRKQASAIEIRAAYRKLALKWHPDRWMKDPLVAGEAKCRFQQIQEAYAVLSDEGKRRIYDAGLLSLVADDEDEGFCDFIQEMALMMESVNPQKGCSLEDLQGLLMEMMEENERTKFEYEWYICQTARKKCRVN; encoded by the exons ATGTCCAGCAACGGAACTTGTTACTATTCCGTGCTAGGGTTACGTAAACAAGCTTCTGCTATCGAAATCCGTGCCGCTTACAGGAAGCTTGCTCTG AAATGGCATCCAGATAGATGGATGAAAGACCCCTTGGTTGCTGGAGAAGCGAAATGCCGATTTCAGCAAATACAAGAGGCTTATGCag TTTTATCAGATGAAGGAAAGAGAAGAATTTATGATGCCGGATTGTTGAGTCTTGTCGCTGACGATGAGGATGAA GGGTTTTGTGATTTCATACAAGAAATGGCTTTGATGATGGAAAGTGTGAATCCACAG aaGGGATGCAGCTTGGAGGATCTTCAAGGATTATTAATGGAGATGATGGAAGAGaatgaaagaacaaaatttgaatatgaATGGTATATTTGTCAAACAGCAAGGAAAAAGTGTCGTGTCAACTGA
- the LOC123215636 gene encoding programmed cell death protein 2-like yields the protein MESGAKGDPLEKLKGLQINSLDVDDEPEEEIVADEYDDVDEDDDEEDEEQEPVTLGFVEKPKNHWSLLRQLFPSKAGGPPAWLHPVNLPSGRSCLCDICGEPLHFMLQVYAPFMEKDSTFHRTLFVFMCPSMSCLLRDQHEQWKRPPEKPSRSVKVFRCQLPCTNPFYSREPPKYDGTDKPTAPGVALCNWCGTWKGDKVCSSCRRVHYCSQMHQVMHWRSGHKIECQQLNLASHPNSANGGTTSAERQKVASSSLWPEYEIVNEDESEYDMEMSEDNGHAGSLISKTAMDDTMKSLMNGFEGDGDRKSWASFQERIAKAPEQVLRYCRGVGAKALWPMSSGRPTKNDIPNCSYCGGPRCFEFQILPQLLYYFNVKNDVDSLDWSTIVVYTCEGSCETSINYVEEFVWVQYSSQTITVA from the exons ATGGAAAGTGGCGCCAAGGGAGATCCTTTAGAGAAATTGAAGGGACTCCAAATCAACTCTCTTGACGTTGACGATGAACCAGAAGAAGAAATTGTTGCCGATGAATACGATGATGTTGATGAAGACGATGATGAAGAAGACGAAGAACAAGAGCCAGTGACGTTAGGCTTCGTCGAGAAGCCAAAAAATCACTGGTCTCTTCTTCGCCAGTTATTTCCTAGCAAAGCTGGAGGACCACCT gcGTGGTTGCATCCCGTTAATTTACCATCAGGAAGGTCCTGTCTCTGTGATATATGTGGAGAACCGTTACATTTTATGCTTCAg GTTTATGCACCTTTTATGGAGAAGGATTCAACATTTCATCGTACGTTATTTGTTTTCATGTGTCCGTCAATGTCATGTCTTCTCAGGGATCAACATGAACAATGGAAACGTCCACCAGAGAAGCCATCCCGAAG TGTGAAAGTCTTCCGTTGCCAGTTACCTTGCACTAATCCTTTTTATTCAAGAGAGCCCCCAAAATATGACGGCACTGACAAACCTACTGCACCTGGAG TTGCACTCTGTAATTGGTGTGGTACCTGGAAGGGAGATAAAGTCTGTAGTAGTTGCAGAAGAGTTCATTATTGCTCACAGATGCACCAG GTCATGCACTGGCGATCAGGTCATAAAATTGAATGTCAGCAGCTGAACCTTGCTTCTCACCCCAATTCTGCAAATGGTGGAACCACTTCAGCCGAGAGACAGAAAG TTGCAAGCAGCAGTCTATGGCCAGAGTATGAGATTGTAAATGAGGATGAAAGTGAATATGATATGGAAATGTCTGAAGATAATGGACATGCTGGTTCATTGATATCTAAGACAGCAATGGATGATACAATGAAGTCATTGATGAACGGCTTCGAG GGAGATGGTGACCGAAAGAGTTGGGCTTCTTTCCAAGAGCGTATAGCCAAAGCTCCTGAGCAAGTTTTAAG GTATTGTAGGGGTGTTGGTGCTAAAGCCCTATGGCCCATGTCAAGTGGCCGGCCGACAAAGAATGATATTCCGAATTGCAGTTACTGTGGTGGTCCTAGGTGTTTTGAATTCCAG ATCTTGCCTCAGCTGCTTTATTACTTTAATGTAAAGAACGATGTGGATTCTCTGGATTGGTCAACTATAGTTGTGTATACGTGTGAAGGCTCGTGTGAGACAAGTATAAATTACGTGGAGGAATTTGTTTGGGTTCAATATTCTTCACAGACTATTACTGTTGCTTAA